The proteins below are encoded in one region of Sminthopsis crassicaudata isolate SCR6 chromosome 1, ASM4859323v1, whole genome shotgun sequence:
- the LOC141550827 gene encoding interferon tau-like codes for MMNWTLLPLALVLFCSSTLCSLGCDLTQDLKKDFSLLSQMSTFSLLPCLKDRIDFNFSKEAMEGSQLQRENATAIVHEMLQEIFTIFSLNVTPAAWNQTQLIQLLIGLDHQLDQLEQCLGQEVEQEESSLESENPRLSLKSYFQGINQYLQGKEYSRCAWEIVRVEIQRVLLFMNRLTRKLWA; via the coding sequence ATGATGAACTGGACCTTGTTACCACTTGCCTTGGTTCTGTTCTGCTCCAGCACCCTCTGCTCCCTGGGCTGTGATCTGACTCAGGACCTGAAGAAAGACTTCTCCCTTCTCAGCCAAATGAGCACATTTTCCCTACTGCCATGTCTGAAGGACAGGATTGATTTCAACTTCTCAAAGGAAGCCATGGAGGGCAGCCAGCTCCAGAGGGAAAATGCTACAGCTATTGTTCATGAGATGCTCCAGGAGATCTTCACCATCTTCAGCCTGAATGTCACTCCTGCTGCTTGGAATCAGACACAGCTCATACAATTGCTCATTGGACTGGATCATCAGCTGGACCAGCTGGAGCAATGTCTTGGGCAGGAAGTGGAGCAGGAAGAGTCTTCCTTGGAAAGTGAGAACCCCAGACTATCCCTGAAGAGCTACTTCCAAGGGATAAATCAATATCTGCAAGGCAAAGAGTACAGCCGCTGTGCCTGGGAGATTGTGAGGGTAGAGATCCAGAGAGTCCTTCTGTTCATGAATAGACTAACAAGAAAACTGTGGGCTTGA
- the LOC141550832 gene encoding interferon tau-like — protein sequence MTSWTLLPLALVLFCSSTLCSLGCDLTQDLKKDFSLLSQMSTFSLLPCLKDRIDFNFSKEAMEGSQLQRENATVIVHEMLQEIFTIFSLNVTPAAWNQTQLIQLLIGLDHQLDQLEQCLGQEVEQEESSLESENPRLSLKSYFQGINQYLQGKEYSRCAWEIVRVEIQRVLLFMNRLTRKLQA from the coding sequence ATGACGTCCTGGACCTTGTTACCACTTGCCTTGGTTCTGTTCTGCTCCAGCACCCTCTGCTCCCTGGGCTGTGATCTGACTCAGGACCTGAAGAAAGACTTCTCCCTTCTCAGCCAAATGAGCACATTTTCCCTACTGCCATGTCTGAAGGACAGGATTGATTTCAACTTCTCAAAGGAAGCCATGGAGGGCAGCCAGCTCCAGAGGGAAAATGCTACGGTCATTGTTCATGAGATGCTCCAGGAGATCTTCACCATCTTCAGCCTGAATGTCACTCCTGCTGCTTGGAATCAGACACAGCTCATACAATTGCTCATTGGACTGGATCATCAGCTGGACCAGCTGGAGCAATGTCTTGGGCAGGAAGTGGAGCAGGAAGAGTCTTCCTTGGAAAGTGAGAACCCCAGACTATCCCTGAAGAGCTACTTCCAAGGGATAAATCAATATCTGCAAGGCAAAGAGTACAGCCGCTGTGCCTGGGAGATTGTGAGGGTAGAGATCCAGAGAGTCCTTCTGTTCATGAATAGACTAACAAGGAAACTCCAGGCGTGA